In Candidatus Ryanbacteria bacterium CG10_big_fil_rev_8_21_14_0_10_43_42, the following are encoded in one genomic region:
- the ftsW gene encoding putative lipid II flippase FtsW, with product MSSTHQHQPDYILLGTTVLFVIVGLFIIASASPILGSSRFGEEYYYLSNQAIGAGIGVVALILGSKIRYQYWKKLAPVLLIGALFMMILVFIPNIGLELKGASRWIKVGPITIQPAEITKLAFIIYLAAWIETKKKDIASFSMGFLPFLVMLGIVSVFFVLQPDIGTLGILVITSILLFFIGGGRMSQIALLLLLGVAVLGLIIYFQPYRRDRLAVFLHPKEDTQGIGYQLHQGLIAIGSGGIFGRGFGMSRQKFNYVPEPAGDSIFAIFGEEFGFIGSVILTAMFLIFFWRGMRISARAPDGFSHTLAAGITLLIIVQAFTNIGAITGLLPLTGLPLTFISFGSSALIMNLASVGILMNISKYTR from the coding sequence ATGAGTTCTACACATCAACATCAACCCGACTATATTCTTCTCGGTACTACAGTACTTTTTGTTATAGTGGGACTCTTTATTATTGCATCAGCTTCTCCCATTTTGGGAAGCAGTCGATTTGGAGAGGAGTATTATTATCTTTCAAATCAGGCTATTGGTGCCGGTATTGGCGTAGTTGCTCTTATTTTAGGGTCAAAAATTCGCTATCAGTACTGGAAAAAACTTGCTCCCGTTCTTCTTATCGGTGCTCTTTTCATGATGATTCTTGTATTTATTCCAAACATTGGCCTTGAACTAAAGGGGGCCAGTAGATGGATAAAAGTGGGTCCCATAACAATTCAACCTGCTGAAATTACGAAACTCGCCTTTATCATATACCTGGCGGCCTGGATAGAAACAAAAAAGAAAGACATTGCCAGCTTTTCCATGGGATTCCTCCCGTTTCTTGTAATGCTTGGTATTGTTTCTGTTTTTTTCGTCTTACAGCCCGACATTGGCACTCTTGGTATTCTTGTCATTACATCCATACTGCTATTTTTTATTGGCGGTGGCAGAATGTCTCAAATTGCCTTACTATTACTTCTAGGCGTGGCAGTTCTTGGACTTATTATCTATTTTCAACCTTATCGACGTGATCGACTGGCTGTTTTTTTGCATCCGAAAGAAGATACGCAAGGAATTGGCTATCAACTGCATCAGGGACTCATCGCTATTGGATCCGGAGGTATATTCGGACGCGGGTTTGGTATGTCGCGGCAAAAATTTAATTATGTTCCTGAACCTGCCGGCGATTCCATTTTTGCAATATTTGGAGAAGAATTTGGCTTTATCGGCAGTGTCATCCTTACTGCCATGTTCCTTATTTTTTTCTGGCGTGGCATGCGTATTTCTGCACGGGCACCTGACGGATTTAGTCACACGCTTGCGGCCGGTATAACACTCCTTATTATCGTACAAGCGTTTACCAATATAGGCGCCATAACAGGACTCCTTCCACTCACCGGACTTCCGCTCACATTTATTAGTTTCGGTTCATCCGCTCTTATTATGAACCTGGCAAGTGTTGGTATTCTTATGAACATATCTAAATACACACGATGA